From one Enterococcus sp. DIV2402 genomic stretch:
- a CDS encoding sensor histidine kinase, which yields MKKQNYLGWLLLLFTIFIGSWQFIRNFYDQQVLMQHETYLQQKADLFIRLSASDQSLETIAKQYVIDSEERITSLDEKGNILFDTYDSTLSGTRSKRPEVNAVLKGSSLGRAVRMSPTLHKELLYVAIPIKEDGQLKAIIRIAEPTANFLPSAQRMKQAIFLVYSFFWLILSGIILQILRRRNRPVETILPVIKKMIKHPDNPEIIMQSSPQWKELYQSVNLLSEQMSHTYQAYSASEKRLYTLLNELMIGVFIIDEDGKLLLMNATMQEQLGNFAAPLQRSFTETITDTQLIQMIYQINDKHPFTHEEIQTTNERVLDITLRYFEEAKQILGVSYDLTRIRQLEKLQKDFVGNVSHELKTPVTSLIGFTETLLDGAKDNPETLTAFLKIMQKDAYRLENLIQEIIQLSKSADIDYHIQTINVDQVFQQILTDYTPVIEEKQLTITLEGDTNLFFTTKMELFTPICKNLIENAINYSLPQGEIKIHFAEKSGLVFYVQDFGIGIEKEEQVRIFERFYRVDKARARNSGGTGLGLAIVKDYVEILGGSIHVDSHLGVGSTFHVFLPMN from the coding sequence ATGAAAAAACAAAACTACCTCGGATGGTTACTCTTACTTTTCACTATTTTCATCGGTAGTTGGCAATTCATCCGTAATTTTTATGACCAGCAAGTACTCATGCAACATGAAACGTATTTACAACAAAAAGCTGATTTATTTATCCGTCTCTCTGCCAGTGACCAATCTTTAGAAACCATTGCGAAACAATATGTCATCGATTCTGAAGAACGGATTACTTCGTTGGATGAAAAGGGAAATATTTTATTTGATACGTATGATTCTACACTGTCTGGTACACGATCCAAACGCCCTGAAGTAAATGCTGTATTAAAAGGAAGTTCATTAGGGCGAGCCGTTCGAATGAGTCCAACATTACATAAAGAATTGCTCTACGTAGCAATTCCAATTAAAGAAGATGGACAATTAAAAGCGATTATTCGCATCGCCGAACCGACAGCAAACTTCTTGCCTAGTGCTCAAAGAATGAAACAAGCTATTTTTCTTGTTTATAGTTTTTTTTGGTTGATATTAAGCGGCATTATTTTACAAATCTTACGCCGTCGTAATCGCCCGGTTGAAACAATTTTACCAGTAATCAAAAAAATGATTAAACATCCCGATAATCCAGAAATTATTATGCAGTCTTCACCACAATGGAAAGAATTGTATCAAAGCGTGAACCTGTTAAGTGAGCAAATGAGCCATACGTATCAAGCCTATAGCGCCAGTGAAAAAAGACTGTATACTCTTTTAAATGAATTAATGATTGGTGTCTTTATTATTGATGAAGACGGCAAGTTATTGCTCATGAATGCTACCATGCAAGAACAACTTGGCAATTTTGCTGCCCCTTTACAGCGATCATTCACTGAAACAATTACAGATACACAGTTAATTCAAATGATTTATCAAATTAATGACAAACATCCCTTTACCCATGAAGAAATTCAAACAACTAATGAGCGGGTCCTAGATATCACCTTGCGTTATTTTGAAGAAGCCAAACAAATTTTGGGCGTTTCATATGATTTAACGCGTATCCGTCAATTAGAAAAATTGCAAAAAGATTTTGTTGGAAATGTTTCTCATGAATTGAAAACACCTGTCACTTCATTGATTGGATTTACAGAAACTTTGCTAGATGGCGCAAAAGATAATCCAGAAACGTTAACTGCCTTTTTAAAAATCATGCAAAAAGACGCTTATCGTTTGGAGAATTTAATTCAAGAAATCATTCAGCTTTCAAAAAGCGCAGATATTGATTACCACATTCAAACAATTAATGTGGACCAAGTTTTTCAACAAATTTTAACGGATTATACACCTGTAATTGAAGAAAAACAACTTACTATAACCCTTGAAGGAGATACGAATCTATTCTTTACAACAAAAATGGAATTGTTTACTCCTATCTGCAAAAACTTAATTGAAAATGCCATCAATTATTCGTTACCTCAAGGAGAAATCAAAATTCATTTTGCAGAAAAAAGTGGACTAGTCTTTTATGTTCAAGATTTTGGTATTGGCATTGAAAAGGAAGAACAAGTAAGGATTTTTGAGCGTTTTTATCGTGTCGACAAAGCGCGGGCTCGCAATTCTGGTGGGACAGGATTAGGGTTAGCAATCGTCAAGGATTATGTGGAAATTTTAGGAGGAAGCATTCATGTGGATAGTCACTTAGGTGTTGGCTCAACATTCCATGTCTTCTTACCGATGAACTAG
- a CDS encoding CsbD family protein, with translation MVNKEQVEGKVTEAKGKVTGDDSEELKGKIKEKYGEAKEKAEELVDDVASKVNDLFDKKDKK, from the coding sequence ATGGTAAACAAAGAACAAGTTGAAGGTAAAGTAACCGAAGCTAAAGGGAAAGTAACTGGTGACGACTCCGAAGAATTAAAAGGCAAAATCAAAGAAAAATACGGTGAAGCCAAAGAAAAAGCCGAAGAATTAGTGGATGACGTCGCTAGTAAAGTGAACGATTTATTCGATAAAAAAGATAAAAAATAA
- a CDS encoding pyridoxal phosphate-dependent aminotransferase — protein MTDLTKRFNKQVDKIAVSLIRQFDERVSDIPNILKLTLGEPDFNTPEHVKQAGSQAIEDNFSHYTGMSGLPDIRQAASKFLEEKYQVSYDWQSEVLVTVGATEAISASLLGILEAGDKVLLPSPIYPGYEPIITLAGAEPVYIDTSDNGFVLSPEALEAALEEHGEAVKAVILNYPSNPTGVTYSREEVKSLAEVLKKYPVFVISDEIYSELTYDEAHVSIAEYLREQTILINGLSKSHAMTGWRIGFIYAPKELTKEIIKVHQYLVTAAATVSQKAAVRALIEGINDAQVMKKEYQARRDFVYDKMTSFGFDVAKPSGAFYIFAKIPADCLQDSMEFCVELAQKEALAVIPGIAFGDAGEGYIRISYAASLENLKEAMARMERYVKGN, from the coding sequence ATGACGGATTTAACAAAACGATTCAATAAACAAGTGGATAAAATTGCAGTATCTTTAATTCGCCAATTTGATGAGCGTGTTTCAGATATTCCAAACATTTTAAAATTAACGCTAGGTGAGCCAGATTTTAATACACCAGAACACGTAAAACAAGCTGGGTCACAAGCGATTGAGGATAATTTTAGCCATTATACTGGGATGTCAGGTTTACCAGATATTCGTCAAGCAGCGAGTAAATTTTTAGAAGAAAAATACCAAGTTAGTTACGACTGGCAATCAGAAGTTTTGGTTACTGTTGGAGCAACTGAAGCTATTTCTGCTAGTTTATTAGGAATTTTAGAAGCTGGCGATAAAGTTTTACTACCATCACCAATTTATCCTGGATATGAGCCTATCATCACTTTAGCAGGTGCCGAGCCTGTCTACATTGATACAAGTGACAATGGCTTTGTATTGTCTCCAGAAGCGCTAGAAGCGGCTTTAGAGGAACATGGAGAAGCGGTAAAAGCAGTGATCTTAAATTATCCAAGTAATCCGACTGGAGTAACTTACTCTCGTGAAGAAGTAAAATCTTTAGCAGAAGTGTTGAAAAAATATCCAGTTTTTGTTATTAGTGATGAGATTTACAGCGAGTTAACGTATGACGAGGCACATGTGTCAATTGCCGAATATTTGCGTGAACAAACGATTTTAATCAATGGATTATCAAAATCACATGCAATGACAGGGTGGCGAATTGGTTTTATTTATGCACCGAAAGAGTTAACGAAAGAAATCATCAAAGTACATCAATATTTAGTAACAGCAGCAGCGACTGTTTCACAAAAAGCAGCCGTACGTGCGTTAATTGAAGGAATCAATGATGCACAGGTGATGAAAAAAGAATATCAAGCGCGTCGTGATTTCGTTTACGATAAGATGACAAGCTTTGGTTTTGACGTTGCGAAACCCTCAGGAGCCTTTTATATTTTTGCTAAAATTCCAGCAGATTGTCTTCAAGACTCAATGGAATTTTGTGTAGAATTAGCGCAAAAAGAAGCGTTAGCAGTCATCCCAGGAATTGCATTTGGTGATGCCGGTGAAGGGTATATCCGTATCAGCTATGCTGCAAGCTTAGAAAACTTAAAAGAAGCTATGGCACGCATGGAGCGTTACGTCAAAGGAAATTAA
- a CDS encoding response regulator transcription factor, which translates to MKKVLIVDDEPSIVTLLTFNLEKEGYQVTSASDGLEGYELALTHSFDFLILDVMLPNLDGIEITRKLRQEKIETPILVLTAKDDPIDRILGLEIGADDYLTKPFSPREVLARMKAIFRRMEPRKQANQEESEEELIVGEIVADVTNYHVTVSGKPIVLTPKEFELLVYFMKRKGRVIDRDTLLERIWHFDFDGQSRIVDVHVSHLREKIEQDPKHPQYLQTVRGFGYKFLEPNEG; encoded by the coding sequence ATGAAAAAAGTTTTAATCGTTGATGATGAACCATCAATCGTCACTTTATTAACATTTAATCTAGAAAAAGAAGGTTATCAAGTGACCAGTGCCAGTGATGGATTAGAAGGCTATGAACTTGCCTTAACACACTCATTTGACTTTTTAATCTTAGATGTGATGTTACCAAATTTGGATGGTATTGAAATCACGCGAAAATTACGTCAAGAAAAAATCGAAACCCCCATTTTAGTTTTAACAGCTAAAGATGATCCAATCGATCGTATTTTAGGTTTGGAAATTGGGGCAGATGATTATTTAACGAAACCGTTTAGCCCACGAGAAGTGTTAGCTCGAATGAAAGCTATTTTCCGCCGAATGGAACCTCGTAAACAAGCCAATCAAGAAGAAAGCGAAGAAGAATTAATCGTCGGTGAAATCGTCGCAGACGTGACCAATTATCACGTGACAGTCAGCGGAAAACCTATCGTTTTAACGCCGAAAGAGTTTGAATTGCTTGTCTACTTTATGAAACGTAAAGGACGCGTCATTGACCGCGATACCTTATTAGAACGAATTTGGCATTTTGATTTTGACGGTCAAAGTCGCATTGTTGATGTCCATGTGAGTCATTTACGTGAAAAAATTGAGCAAGATCCAAAACATCCCCAATACTTACAAACTGTTCGTGGCTTTGGCTATAAATTTTTGGAGCCAAATGAAGGATGA
- a CDS encoding dihydrofolate reductase family protein gives MRKIVFYGAISLDGFLADEQDNLQWLFDTDLAGVSTYEAFDKDVDTVVMGRVTYEETKKILGDENLFPGKEKIIFSRTEKEELEEGRYVSGDTVTILEELQKQAGDSIWIVGGGGLFTELVMADMIDEFWIQIAPVLLGKGKRLFEEGKYRKRLEFVETTQMGELTELHFRKITANKSNTR, from the coding sequence ATGCGTAAAATTGTATTTTATGGCGCCATCAGTTTGGACGGATTTTTAGCAGATGAACAGGATAATTTACAGTGGTTATTTGATACGGATTTAGCGGGCGTTTCCACCTATGAAGCATTTGATAAAGATGTAGATACCGTTGTTATGGGAAGAGTAACTTACGAGGAAACGAAGAAAATTTTAGGTGATGAAAACCTTTTTCCCGGTAAAGAAAAAATTATTTTTTCACGAACAGAAAAGGAAGAATTAGAAGAAGGACGTTATGTTTCTGGAGATACGGTCACAATTTTAGAAGAATTACAAAAACAAGCAGGCGATAGTATTTGGATTGTTGGTGGGGGTGGTTTATTTACAGAATTGGTTATGGCGGATATGATTGACGAATTTTGGATACAAATTGCACCAGTTCTTTTAGGAAAAGGGAAACGTTTATTTGAAGAAGGCAAGTACCGTAAACGGTTAGAATTTGTGGAAACTACACAAATGGGTGAATTAACAGAATTGCATTTTCGAAAAATAACAGCAAACAAGTCAAACACACGCTAG
- a CDS encoding YbaN family protein, translating to MKKVFYLTLGCASLGLGAAGTVLPVLPTVPFLLLATYSFAKGSERMHQWFIQTSLYEKHLATFVNGQGMSRQTKRRAMITVTLTMGFSFLMVQQRPLLQLMLAGIWCCLMLYFIFKIKTIA from the coding sequence ATGAAGAAAGTATTTTATCTGACATTAGGTTGCGCAAGTCTTGGTTTAGGAGCAGCTGGAACAGTCCTTCCCGTTTTACCTACTGTTCCTTTTTTATTATTAGCAACTTATTCATTCGCCAAGGGTTCTGAACGGATGCATCAATGGTTCATTCAGACCTCCCTTTATGAAAAGCATCTTGCTACTTTTGTGAATGGTCAAGGAATGAGTAGACAAACAAAACGGCGTGCGATGATTACCGTCACCCTAACAATGGGTTTTAGTTTTTTGATGGTTCAGCAACGTCCCTTATTACAATTGATGCTAGCTGGTATTTGGTGCTGTTTAATGTTGTATTTTATTTTTAAAATTAAAACAATCGCATAA
- the ffh gene encoding signal recognition particle protein: protein MAFESLTERLQQAMSKLRKKGKVSEADVKEMMREIRLALLEADVNLQVVKEFTKNVRERAIGVEVLESLSPAQQIVKIVDEELTKTLGSEAVGIEKSPKIPTVIMMVGLQGAGKTTFAGKLANHLIKTEKARPLMIAGDVYRPAAIDQLKVLGQQLDVPVFDMGTDVSPVEIVRQGMKVAREKKNDYVLIDTAGRLHIDEALMDELKQIKAIAEPNEILLVVDAMTGQDAVNVADSFNQQLGITGVVITKLDGDTRGGAALSIRSVTGAPIKFTGTGEKLTDLEVFHPDRMSSRILGMGDMLTLIEKAQQDYDEKKAEELAQKMRENNFDFNDFIEQFEQLENMGPLEDLMKMIPGMSQMPGLENFKLDPKDIARKKAMIYSMTPAEREDPDLLNPSRRRRIAAGSGNSVVEVNRMIKQFKESRKMMQQVSKGNINNIPGMDQMFGGGVKGKLGKMAMNRMVKKNKKKKKKRK, encoded by the coding sequence ATGGCATTTGAAAGTTTAACAGAACGTCTGCAACAGGCGATGAGCAAGCTTCGTAAAAAAGGCAAAGTCTCTGAAGCAGATGTAAAAGAAATGATGCGCGAGATTCGTTTGGCATTGTTAGAAGCCGACGTTAACTTGCAAGTGGTAAAAGAATTTACAAAAAATGTGCGTGAACGCGCGATTGGTGTAGAAGTATTAGAAAGCTTATCTCCTGCACAACAAATTGTAAAAATCGTTGATGAAGAATTAACCAAAACATTAGGTTCTGAAGCAGTTGGTATTGAGAAAAGTCCTAAGATTCCAACGGTGATTATGATGGTTGGTTTGCAAGGTGCAGGTAAAACAACCTTTGCTGGTAAATTAGCCAATCATTTAATTAAAACAGAAAAAGCACGTCCTTTAATGATTGCAGGTGACGTTTACCGTCCAGCAGCGATTGATCAGTTGAAAGTATTAGGCCAACAATTAGACGTGCCTGTGTTTGATATGGGAACCGATGTTAGTCCAGTGGAAATTGTCCGTCAAGGGATGAAAGTAGCTCGTGAAAAGAAAAATGACTATGTATTAATCGATACCGCCGGTCGTTTGCATATCGATGAAGCATTGATGGATGAGTTAAAACAAATCAAAGCAATCGCTGAGCCCAATGAAATTCTATTAGTTGTTGATGCCATGACCGGTCAAGACGCGGTAAATGTTGCCGATAGTTTCAACCAACAATTAGGTATTACGGGGGTTGTTATCACCAAATTAGATGGTGATACTCGTGGTGGTGCGGCACTATCGATTCGTTCGGTCACAGGTGCACCAATTAAATTTACAGGTACAGGTGAAAAATTAACTGATTTAGAAGTTTTCCACCCAGATCGTATGTCTAGCCGTATTTTAGGTATGGGTGACATGCTGACCTTAATCGAAAAAGCCCAACAAGATTACGATGAGAAAAAAGCCGAAGAATTAGCGCAAAAAATGCGTGAAAATAACTTTGACTTTAATGATTTTATTGAGCAATTTGAACAATTAGAAAACATGGGGCCTTTAGAAGATTTGATGAAGATGATTCCGGGAATGAGTCAAATGCCAGGATTAGAAAACTTCAAATTAGATCCAAAAGACATTGCGCGTAAAAAAGCGATGATTTATTCAATGACCCCTGCTGAACGTGAAGACCCCGATTTATTAAATCCAAGTCGTCGTCGTCGAATCGCGGCTGGTTCTGGAAATAGTGTCGTTGAAGTCAATCGTATGATTAAACAATTCAAAGAATCACGTAAAATGATGCAACAAGTTTCAAAAGGAAACATCAACAACATTCCAGGCATGGATCAAATGTTTGGTGGTGGCGTTAAAGGGAAACTTGGTAAAATGGCAATGAACCGTATGGTGAAGAAAAACAAGAAGAAAAAGAAAAAACGTAAATAA
- a CDS encoding S66 peptidase family protein produces the protein MQLKTGDTIALVGNSNPQTNPQEIEQLCRLLQNMGVIIVKSPLLFDEATTNASKKATVLQSYFENPTIKAIFDISGGDCANSVLPYLDYEQLAKHPTPFFGYSDLTAVLNSLLGSQSTELFQLKTLLWEETGQQRQKFYETFFEGKKTLYDVEWEFVQGKAISGIVIGGNIRCFLKLAGTNYLPDVSNKVLFLESFGGDKHALFSMLHHVFQLPNIEQIKGILLGTFTSYQKAESYPIEQLVKDVLPFDVPIAKTTQIGHAKNSRALSLGKVIQLHA, from the coding sequence ATGCAGTTAAAAACAGGTGATACCATTGCGCTGGTTGGGAATTCCAATCCCCAAACCAATCCGCAAGAAATCGAACAGTTATGTCGATTATTGCAAAACATGGGCGTGATAATTGTCAAAAGTCCCTTATTATTTGATGAGGCTACAACCAACGCCTCTAAAAAAGCTACTGTACTCCAAAGTTATTTTGAAAATCCGACCATCAAAGCTATTTTTGATATTTCCGGTGGCGATTGTGCCAATAGCGTGTTGCCTTATTTAGATTACGAACAACTGGCAAAACATCCAACCCCGTTCTTTGGTTACAGTGATTTGACTGCTGTGTTAAATAGTTTATTAGGCAGTCAATCAACCGAATTATTTCAGTTGAAAACATTACTTTGGGAGGAAACGGGGCAACAACGTCAAAAATTTTATGAAACGTTTTTTGAAGGCAAGAAAACCTTGTATGATGTAGAATGGGAATTCGTCCAAGGAAAAGCAATCAGCGGGATAGTTATTGGCGGGAACATTCGTTGTTTTCTAAAGTTAGCAGGCACAAATTATTTACCAGATGTAAGCAATAAAGTGTTGTTTCTTGAAAGCTTTGGTGGAGATAAACATGCGCTTTTTTCTATGTTGCATCATGTATTTCAACTGCCCAATATCGAACAAATTAAGGGAATTTTATTAGGAACCTTTACTAGTTATCAAAAAGCCGAAAGTTACCCAATTGAACAGCTAGTAAAAGACGTACTCCCATTTGATGTTCCGATTGCCAAAACAACACAAATTGGACACGCAAAAAATTCACGTGCACTTTCTTTAGGAAAAGTTATTCAATTACATGCGTAA
- a CDS encoding ABC transporter ATP-binding protein — MKVAHLTKKIDQQAILEDVNFDLVTNEIVGLIGRNGSGKTTLFRTIAGHYYTDGGEITINNENIELFPKERQHIFYIDEKENFLGQYSLKKLNTFYRAAYPNFDQDLFLSLIKEHELSLRLSYNRMSKGMQGLFQMILAIASNATYLLLDEPFDGLDVIVRKKVIRLLLDNMSESKRTTLIASHNLNELENIIDRALLLKGNTITHDYRLEEVREQAKKIQMVFKTKKVPELVKQHSKALAFQGRVVTALFENFTEELANKINALEPIVFEELPLTLEDLFEANLANESLTKELKYV; from the coding sequence ATGAAAGTCGCACACCTTACAAAAAAAATCGATCAACAAGCTATTTTAGAAGATGTCAATTTTGACTTAGTAACAAATGAAATTGTTGGCCTGATTGGTCGGAATGGTTCAGGAAAAACCACACTATTTAGAACAATAGCCGGTCATTATTATACTGACGGTGGAGAAATAACCATTAACAACGAAAATATCGAACTTTTTCCCAAAGAACGCCAGCATATTTTTTATATTGATGAAAAAGAAAACTTTTTGGGTCAGTATTCTTTAAAAAAACTCAATACCTTTTATCGAGCTGCTTATCCTAACTTTGATCAAGATTTATTTTTATCCTTGATAAAAGAACACGAGTTATCCCTGCGCTTATCTTACAATCGCATGTCTAAAGGTATGCAAGGCCTCTTCCAAATGATTTTAGCCATTGCTTCAAATGCAACGTATTTACTATTGGATGAGCCTTTTGATGGATTAGATGTTATCGTTCGGAAAAAAGTGATTAGACTATTGTTAGATAATATGAGCGAGAGTAAGCGAACAACGTTAATTGCGTCACATAATCTCAATGAATTAGAAAATATTATTGACCGTGCCTTACTATTAAAAGGGAACACCATTACCCATGATTATCGGTTGGAAGAAGTTCGTGAACAAGCTAAAAAAATTCAAATGGTCTTTAAAACAAAAAAAGTTCCTGAGCTAGTCAAACAACATTCAAAAGCTCTAGCTTTCCAAGGCCGGGTTGTTACTGCTTTGTTTGAAAATTTTACAGAAGAACTAGCCAATAAAATTAATGCCTTAGAACCCATTGTTTTTGAGGAATTACCTTTAACACTAGAAGATTTATTTGAAGCAAACTTAGCAAACGAATCTCTGACAAAGGAGTTGAAATATGTATGA
- a CDS encoding phosphate ABC transporter substrate-binding protein PstS family protein has protein sequence MKKITGLLVLAGVLLAGCGGGNGSTNESSSSASGSNEKVEIVAVGSTALQPLVDAAKDSFSAENPNYTISVQGGGSGTGLSQVAAGAVTIGNSDVFAEEKDGVLADELVDHKVAVVGMAPVVNKEVGVTDITKQQLIDIFTGKITNWKEVGGKDQEIAVVNRASGSGTRATFEKWGLDGAETIQSQEQDSSGTVRKIVAETPGTISYLALSYIDDSMQELSIDGVKPTPETIQTNEWKIWSYEHMYTKGEPDANVKSFLDYMLTDEIQNGVVKELGYLPITDMKVERTVDGEVKDL, from the coding sequence ATGAAAAAAATCACAGGATTACTAGTATTAGCAGGAGTATTATTAGCAGGCTGCGGCGGAGGGAATGGTTCTACTAACGAATCTTCTTCATCAGCAAGTGGCTCAAATGAAAAAGTAGAAATCGTAGCTGTTGGTTCAACGGCGTTACAACCTTTAGTAGATGCAGCCAAAGATAGTTTTAGTGCTGAAAATCCAAATTACACCATTTCAGTTCAAGGTGGTGGTAGCGGAACAGGGCTAAGTCAAGTAGCAGCAGGTGCAGTAACAATTGGAAATTCAGATGTATTTGCTGAAGAAAAAGACGGTGTTCTAGCCGATGAATTAGTTGACCATAAAGTTGCTGTAGTAGGGATGGCGCCAGTCGTGAATAAAGAAGTTGGCGTTACTGATATTACTAAACAACAATTAATTGATATTTTCACAGGTAAAATCACAAACTGGAAAGAAGTTGGCGGCAAAGATCAAGAGATTGCTGTTGTCAACCGCGCATCAGGAAGTGGTACACGAGCAACTTTTGAAAAATGGGGCTTAGATGGAGCTGAAACGATTCAGTCACAAGAACAAGATTCTTCAGGAACTGTTCGTAAAATTGTTGCAGAAACACCAGGAACAATCAGCTACTTGGCATTGTCTTATATTGACGATTCCATGCAAGAATTATCAATTGATGGTGTGAAACCAACACCTGAAACAATTCAAACAAATGAATGGAAAATCTGGTCTTACGAGCATATGTATACAAAAGGCGAACCTGATGCAAACGTCAAAAGTTTCTTAGATTATATGTTAACAGATGAAATCCAAAACGGTGTCGTAAAAGAATTAGGTTACTTACCAATTACAGACATGAAAGTTGAACGTACAGTTGATGGTGAAGTAAAAGATTTATAA
- a CDS encoding putative DNA-binding protein, producing MEIEKTNRMNALFEFYSTLLTEKQMNYMELYYANDFSLGEIAEEFNVSRQAVYDNIKRTEKILEDYERKLHMFSDYIVRSELLDQLNDYLAKQYPQDEKLANFVRDIQEIEE from the coding sequence ATGGAAATCGAAAAAACAAATCGGATGAATGCTCTCTTTGAATTTTATTCAACGTTGCTGACAGAAAAACAAATGAATTATATGGAATTGTATTATGCGAATGATTTTTCTTTAGGAGAAATTGCAGAAGAATTTAATGTCAGTCGTCAAGCAGTTTATGATAATATAAAGAGGACCGAAAAAATTCTAGAAGACTATGAACGGAAACTACATATGTTTTCTGATTATATCGTTCGTAGTGAATTATTGGATCAATTAAATGATTACTTAGCCAAGCAATACCCGCAAGATGAGAAGCTGGCTAATTTTGTGCGGGATATACAAGAAATCGAAGAATAA
- a CDS encoding GNAT family N-acetyltransferase has translation MQLIPVKENELSEVLHIQKMAFKKLYETYHDHQTSPYTQTFKRLAEKYHQSNNYFFFIVTSEKIGFIRIVLNDMQTHARISPIAILPEQENHGFGQQALALAEKHFSEIKRWQLSTILQEEKLVHFYQKAGYIQQKEVHPIQENMTITFFNKEILLENKLC, from the coding sequence ATGCAACTTATTCCCGTGAAAGAAAATGAGTTATCCGAAGTATTACACATTCAGAAAATGGCGTTTAAAAAACTGTATGAGACTTATCACGACCATCAAACATCGCCTTATACTCAAACCTTCAAACGATTAGCCGAAAAGTATCATCAATCAAACAATTATTTTTTCTTTATTGTAACTTCTGAAAAAATCGGCTTTATTCGGATTGTCCTAAATGATATGCAAACACATGCTAGAATTTCTCCCATTGCTATTTTACCAGAACAAGAAAACCACGGATTTGGACAACAAGCTTTAGCATTAGCCGAAAAACACTTTTCAGAAATTAAACGCTGGCAACTAAGTACCATTTTACAAGAAGAAAAACTAGTTCATTTTTACCAAAAAGCAGGATATATTCAACAAAAAGAAGTTCATCCTATACAAGAAAACATGACGATAACATTCTTTAATAAAGAAATTTTATTAGAAAATAAGTTATGCTAG
- a CDS encoding DUF523 domain-containing protein, whose amino-acid sequence MIGISACLGGICCRYDGNHQEVVGLTKLIEQNQAIRVCPEVLGGLPIPRDPAEIVGGNGFDVWEGTAHVETNQGEDVTNMFKDGAKRAYEKLQAQGITQLVLKDKSPSCGSQIIYDGTFSGTKVQGVGVATAYFILQGMTVQSEVQWLAQQGGE is encoded by the coding sequence ATGATTGGGATTAGTGCGTGTCTAGGTGGTATTTGTTGCCGTTATGATGGGAATCATCAAGAAGTTGTCGGTTTAACTAAACTAATTGAACAAAATCAAGCCATTCGTGTTTGCCCAGAAGTCCTAGGGGGCCTACCCATTCCGCGTGATCCTGCTGAAATTGTTGGTGGTAATGGTTTTGATGTCTGGGAAGGCACGGCACATGTAGAAACGAATCAAGGGGAAGACGTGACGAACATGTTTAAAGATGGCGCCAAACGTGCTTATGAGAAATTACAAGCGCAAGGCATCACACAGCTCGTCTTAAAAGATAAAAGTCCCTCTTGTGGCAGCCAAATCATCTACGACGGAACATTTTCGGGAACTAAAGTTCAAGGCGTGGGCGTTGCTACAGCGTATTTTATCTTACAAGGAATGACAGTTCAATCGGAAGTTCAATGGTTAGCACAGCAAGGAGGGGAATAG
- a CDS encoding GntR family transcriptional regulator has product MVTINKNSSRPYYEQLVIGIKEDILHGILVPGERVPSVREMAKQLLMNPNTVSKAYKVLESEQVLVTVQGKGTFVKKQENMPRDEHRIQELQQQFHILVIEAKHLQVTDEEIQQWLKQAKKDLGGSQA; this is encoded by the coding sequence ATGGTTACCATTAATAAAAACAGTAGTCGTCCCTACTATGAGCAGTTAGTCATCGGGATTAAAGAAGATATTCTTCATGGCATCTTAGTACCTGGTGAAAGAGTGCCTTCTGTTCGCGAAATGGCCAAACAGTTGTTAATGAATCCTAATACTGTAAGCAAAGCATACAAGGTGCTGGAATCTGAGCAAGTACTCGTGACAGTTCAAGGTAAAGGAACTTTTGTAAAAAAGCAAGAGAACATGCCTCGTGATGAACACAGAATCCAAGAATTGCAACAACAGTTCCACATTTTAGTCATTGAAGCCAAGCATTTACAAGTCACCGATGAAGAAATTCAGCAGTGGTTGAAACAAGCAAAAAAAGATTTAGGAGGTTCACAAGCATGA